In the Micromonospora narathiwatensis genome, one interval contains:
- a CDS encoding WXG100 family type VII secretion target: MAFEVSAATLHTAASDVRSTRSDVDGELKKLWNVVDDLAMAWKGQASSGFQNLMTRWNEDTAKLLTAMDNIADLLDKSGTTHQVNDEEQQQMLDKFHAALNP, translated from the coding sequence ATGGCGTTCGAGGTCAGTGCAGCGACTCTGCACACCGCCGCGAGTGACGTGCGGTCCACGCGCAGCGACGTCGACGGCGAACTCAAGAAGCTGTGGAACGTGGTCGACGATCTGGCGATGGCCTGGAAGGGCCAGGCGTCCTCGGGTTTCCAGAACCTGATGACGCGCTGGAACGAGGACACGGCCAAGCTGCTGACGGCGATGGACAACATCGCCGACCTGCTCGACAAGTCGGGCACGACGCACCAGGTCAACGACGAAGAGCAGCAGCAGATGCTGGACAAGTTCCACGCTGCTCTCAACCCGTGA
- a CDS encoding WXG100 family type VII secretion target, translating into MSIKVDYAVLESSNQQMQAISRTIDEKLDTLRSMLTKLEWEGQDRVAYQQHQAQWDAAVRDINRVLNDIGNAVGIARENYMTTEMSNSKVWE; encoded by the coding sequence ATGAGCATCAAGGTTGACTACGCCGTCCTCGAGAGCAGCAACCAGCAGATGCAGGCCATCTCGCGGACCATCGACGAGAAGCTCGACACGCTGCGCTCGATGCTGACCAAGCTGGAGTGGGAAGGCCAGGACCGGGTCGCGTACCAGCAGCACCAGGCCCAGTGGGACGCCGCCGTGCGGGACATCAACCGGGTCCTCAACGACATCGGCAACGCCGTCGGCATCGCGCGGGAGAACTACATGACCACCGAGATGAGCAACTCGAAGGTCTGGGAGTGA